The stretch of DNA ataagCATACTTCCTACAAAGGTATGGAAGAACAAATTGGGGAGAATGACTGTATATTGAATTCAAGATTGGGGCATGTTGAAGTTTAGATACTAATAGATCGACAAGCTGGATATCCATGAGTGGTAGGAAACAGAGGACAACTAGACAATTAGAAGAAACTTGGAAAAAGTATGGGGTGTTTGTAGTTATAGGGATGGCTGTTTCTACTGAAGATGTAATGAAAGAAGAGACAGTTGTAAGGTGGAACATAGACAGTTATGGGAAAAGGAATCTGTTATGAGACCAGATGAAACTAGCATTAAGAAGAGAACTAGGAGACACTAGGTTttgaaaaccaaagagaaaaatgggTCAATGGTTTGCCTAGGCCAGAAATGCAAGTAGTAGGAGTTGCTGTTTCTGACTCAGGCCTCCCTGTTTTCTGAGTGATCTTTGATTGTTACCTTCTTGGTATATCTCACCCACAATAGTCAAAGTAGACCGGAACTTCACCCTTAGGCATCTCAGTCTCCCCAGAACAGGCATTTCTAGAGTGAACCACAAGCAGGAAATCTCCCCTTCAGAGGGTTATCTATTCTTTGGCAGGTAAACCGGATTTTCATAGTAAGGGCACAAAATTCTCTGGGATGCAAGCAATTCCAAAGGGATCTAAAAGCCCATCCCTGCTGCTCACTTTGGAAAGATTATCATGATTATCTTTATTAGCAGAGAACTATGAAAAATGAGATAGTAGATTTAATTATGGAGTTGAAGGTGTGGGTAAGAGCAGGTGATCATGCTTGAGCCCATGAAGCCCTAAATTAATCTACCCTCTGGTCAGACTACCCCGAGCTTAGGCATGTGTCAAGTCCCCATTTTTTACTCCACTTAGGAGATAAAAATCTCTGTGGAtgttgctgggggtggggaatggaagaaaaatttccCCCCACATTTGTCAACTGACCTTGGAAAAGCAGGAAGAGAGCAAAGAGCCCTATGGATAAAAACCCAGATTTTGATGGACATAGGGAAAGGCCACTGCAATTTTAAAGAAACACTTTCTATGTTGACGTGGGGTCAGGGATGTGAAAGGAGGTAGCAAACCCAAAGGCATGGCcttgtgagaaaaaatatttgtcagaGGAAAACAATtagggaaaagggagagaaaggccTTCACTAGAGATGTAAAGTTTATTGATCAGTGTGTGTTATGGCATTTACCCCACTGGTTTTATTCCTGTACTTTACTCTCTCCCACAGACTGGACTGAGCCCTTGTTTTTATCCACATTAGGGTATCAGCACTCGAAATGCTTTTTTAATGGATAATTCCCCCcccaaaagaaaagtaattaaaaGGAGAAAGCCATGATTTAGAAGTCTGGCAGTGGCTAAGCTTTGCATTACAACTATGGCTTTTGAAAGTGATTACAAAAtgatgaaggagagagaaacaggttCTCTCCCACTGTTCTCAAAAGTTTTACCTATGCATGTCTATATTTTCAAAGATGCTACTGTGAATCAAACAAGAACATGACAAGACTCACAAGACACGGGCAGGGGGCAAAAGGGCAACGCACAGCGCAAAATATAACGAGGCTAGCTGGTACATCCAACGTGGTGCTAAAAGTCTTTTAAGGTCTTGATGCCTGCTTGTGGAAAGATTAGCTATTAATGTTTGTCAGAGGCAACTCTTCGGCCTTTAGAGAAAATTGGTTTTTCAATTATAAGAAAATTACCCCATGGTTCTATCCTTGGATTATTATATCAATTAGCTAAGGGACAATACGCTCTAAGACAATGTACTGTGCCTGCACTGTGGCACTACCATGTGGCATTATTCATGTAGCTTTCCAAAAATGTGGGCCATAACAACTATAAAATGTTAGGTCATTTCTTTTCCAGATGTGACCTCAGAGGTGAATGTTTATCAGCTAAAGTGAGGAAAATGAATATTCCAAAAGGACTGCAGCTTTTCTTAAGGTTTGGAACACATACCAATTAAGTTTGGTAAAGGCAATAAAGGCAGAAGAGAAGGTTGTCTGGGACTTCGTGTCAACACGAAGTCTGTAAAAGATTTTTGAATGTCTCAAAATTCTCTTCTGACTGCAAAGGTATACTATTTCAAAATTCGGTTTATTGATTAAAAGGGTTATATACTTTTAGACACTTATAAGAAGACATCAAAAGTGCAGTAGCACCTGCCCAGAACTGGAATTTATGGGACTGTATATCCTATTATTCTGCTTCCAACTCAAGtacataaattttgttttttagactgGAAGTTTTCAACTTATTTATGAAGACAGAATCAGAAAAATGTTGTAAATATTGTTGTACCAATCGCTTATAGAGCTTTGGGAGTATTAAATGAATGCTAGATGATGTCAATAGCTTCCTCTACCAGCCCTTATAAGGTGATACAAGCTTGTATTCAATACAAGCTTTatggaataaacaaaaaaattgccAGTATGCTTAATAATGAtcaattattaattttctatAGTCAAACAGGTCTTAGTTTAGTGATACTAGTggtaggaaaataaatttcaaaatcacttttgttgttgattttccaCACTAACAAGCTTGAAGCAGAACCTTACATAGTATGAGGGATTTTAattggaattaatttttaaagagccTCCATATTAAAGTCATGGACACAATTTAATAATCAAGAATAGCTAATTGGTGCTTCTCTTCATACAAATCTCTCCTGGACAATTCACTACTTGATGCGCTTGTCATGCCTTTTcaccatataaataaataaagcagacatGGTTGTGCATGTCTCATTCTGATGTCAGCATCTACATAAATAGCAAGATGCaatttttcagcattttaataATGTAGAACAGCAGGAAGTATTCCtattacttaaacatttttagataCTTATAAACTTATTAATAGAGAAGCTGCATGGATTACAATAGACCTATTTGGGTCCCAGGAAACAGAACTTCTCTTTGGGAAAATGTCTTTCTCATAAATTAccattatttgtaaaaataaaaatgcctaaGCCATAAATTTACAAGGATacaaaggaatttttttcttggaCTCCACTGGTCCAATACTTACTACGTATGCATGTTGCTTACCAATTACTCATGacctatacatatatagtatatgtttaaatacatacacataggTACGTACATACACATTCATTTTTGGGAAAGCGTtaaactccttttttcttttattttaaatacaacacCCATCAAAAATTGGATAAAAGCCTTCTGATAGAGTCATATCTTAAAATgaagtgtgtatgtatatatgaatagtCAACATTAAATTTGAATGCTGCACAAATTATATTCTAGTTTAAAAATTTACAGTAATCAACTAGTTACACACTGAATCATGGGAGAGAGGTGAAAGGCTGGTTGTCATTTTGAGTTATTTCTTAATTACTCTTTTTTTAGTGCACTAACTTGCTAGCCACCTTCTTTTTTGTCCCCTTTATTTTTTGGCAAGGGCAAAACATCCTTGAACATCACTGTTGTATTCATAGAAATGGGTTTTATGTTTATGGAAAAcctaaaaaacagagaaagccCACAAAATAACAGTCATTTCAAACCAGAgacaatgcatttttttctcatttattcaaaTTCACTGCAGGAAGTAAACactaaaagattaaaaaacaaaacaaaaaaattcacacTGCAGTATGTACAGTTTCATGACATCACATGAagtcaatttttaataaaaatgacaaattatattactGAGCAGATCGCATCCAACTTGGTTGTGTAAACACTGGAATTCTTACTATGAATGGTAATGTGCCTGTATTCCAGCATTGCTAATACCAGGATACTCTTGGAATAATGTCTGCAATGGGATTAAAAAATTCATGAAAGTAGTTGCGTGAATTCTTTATGTTTAAAAGTGGTtggcttgatttaaaaaaattgtttaagacCCTTGGATTCAAAGCACATTCTTTCACAAAGCTTAAACCACAGACGTCATGTCCAGAAATGGAATACTGTCGTGTTGGGATGAACATCTGATCTGATTTGTTAAGACATTTTGCCAAATGCACAGATGCACAGGGTCCCCCATGCACTTTTCATGCAGCAGGTAATCACAACTTAAATAAAAGGTTTATTCTATACATTTGTCCAGACTTGCAActgtatacatacatgcacaacTTTTAAACCTGTCTGATTATATTTACACTTATACATGGAATATACAGGAACCAAAGAGATTAAAAGGCTTTTCTGTTGCATTAGAAcaatacaaaatatgtatttttcattaaGGAAATCACTATTTACATCAcctttaaaaactgattttaacATCTTCATGTAACaagtcaatatatatatatacatattatatatatatataaaatatatactctcACCAGTTTACTCTTCTGTAAGATGCAGCAGAGAATAAACAGGTAATGAATGCTACCTTACTGATGTCGATGAGAGCTTTAGTACCCTTTCACAAACGACTTTATTAGAAGAAATTGTCTAGATATCTAAAATAGTCCTTgaaaatgtgtatatgtgcatcCTTATATCTACATATGCATAAACAAAGTGAATCTGTGGATGTATGCCCTTTCTCACTGTTCTTTAAATCACCCTAAATTCAAATTGGGGACATTCTCTAGTAAATCAGAACAGCATTCTTTGTGGTCATATTTATTTAAGTATTACATATTCTCATTCCTTTAATTGTTAACAAAtgaaaacaaccaaccaaaaaacaaaacaaaatccacaaaaagaaaaaatagcaatgCTGGCCCTTGATGGTCTTTTCTCTGACCTAAATTTCACTCTCTTGTAAAAAGGCCATTTTCCCCTACCCAAGGGAGAATACCAACATATTTTTCTGACATACCTCTAAGGCTCCAGACTTTTCACAATGATCAAGAAAAATGACTTGCTTAAAAGCTTATTTATATAGTGTTGACAGTAAGATTGTCACAGTATGGACATGGAGTAGAATATATTCAACTGGCCCGTGAAATTTTATGTCAGAATAAGCCTATGCCTCCTTCACTTTTCCATGATGCTGCATAGTACCCACTCTTATTTCCAGTAGCTATTTACAAATCATTCTGAGGAAAAATAACCATTTAGGGTTTTAGATCATAATAGGAAATCACAcccaattttaatataaaaatcttagaaacCACTTCAAGTAGAACAATTTTAAATCAATTTCCTTCTAACTAATAGTGATTATAGAATAATTTTTGAGAGGTCATTTGCTAACCTGgttcacaattaaaaataaagtatctggTGAATGAATTGTGAATTGTACAAACTGAACATAAAAAGAGACTTGTTTCAAATTTGAAACCCCATGTGGCTTCAATAATACATTAAGTTCTTCTAAGACAgtatcaacatttatttttcattaccattttaaaataatacgtCCCATGGAGCGATTGTGTACAATTCTGTCATGAATATGTGCCCTTTGTACTTTTTGTTTAGTCAATCTGAGTTTAGTGCCTTTCTTGGGTTTGAACTAAATGTTGTAACCTTTGTTAGCATTGTTCTTAGGACAATGGTTTTAATAAAGGTTAAGGATGTATTCAGGAGAAGTTTCCAGACCATCCTGGAATCACCTGAGTTTGGTAAGTGGCCCTGTTTTTCCATCCCTAAGGCTAACTAAGTAGATGTTACTCATTAGAACACATAAATAATCACAGATTTTCCTGAGATGTTGAGCCAGATATGAAAGTTGTCCCCTCCACCCAATTTTTTTGTCATAAAAAGTATTCTGAACCCGATTTCCAAAGACATCACGGTAATATATGAACCACAATATTGCAAATTTTGAGCTGATGTGACTGTACTGGGGAAAATAGAGGCATCAgatagtttttgcttttgttttacagTCTCTCATGTTCTGAGGAAAGTCATCAGCCAAGGTTCTCAAAGATCAAGGTGCAGAAGAAACACCTAGGGAGCGTGTTAAGATGCAGATGGAAGATTCCAGGTCCACTTTGCAGAGATTCTTGTTCTGTAGATCTGAGATGCTGCCtatgaatctgcattttaaaacaaatgctcCAGATGGTTCTAATGCAAGTGGTCTGAGTTCAGCTTTAAGGAATCCTGGTCATAAGACTTGCAGGTACCACTGGAATGGTGAGAATTAACTTTTACAAGAGATGGTGAAAACTGTCCAAAGAAAAGCCATTTTGCTTCtgttaaaaacaatttcttaaatATTGAACTATTCAGGAAACCACCTAGAGATAAATGTtaacttttctaattctgtaaaacgAGGAGTTTTAGTAAAgtagttaaaatacaaaaaatggaaatctgCCTTTTTTAAAGGTTCTATCAAACTTCCCTCAATTGTAATCAATTTTTACTAAGTAGTACAaggtttaaagaaatatatattgaaaaggaCCAGGGTGGGACAGACACATTGGGAACCAAAAAAACCTCTTCcaagagttaaaaataaacacttttttttttttttagcaaaagtgaaaaatgtaaccatatatttttctaatttggttTTGAATTGGATAATAAGCTGTGAATCAGCAGTaggctttttttttattggataatTATCCTTTAAAGACTTGTTTAACAGTTtggactttaaaaaatgtgttatgtAGGCTGACTTCTGAAATGCAAACTAAAGTACCCTAAATAAAGGCAGCAAAATGCATTAATCCACTATGAatggaattttacattttaatttatgcctattatttatgtttataaaagaaTTTCATTCATAGGCTACTCACAGTTGTTACCTGATGCATACAGAAGTGTTAAACAACCAATTGCTAGTTCAGTAGTTTCCTCATGACATCTAATGTTAAGCAAAAGTTAGTATGCATATTTAAACATCACCAGTAACCAatacttttcaaaatgaaaaagtttCAATTATACCATGCTTTTCTCAAATCATGCTCTTATTTATACAGATCTCAAGTTCATACTCATTAGTTTAAAAAGATCCAAAACTGGATGGCAGGTACATTttattctgattctttttttattgttagcATGTTTCCCAGAAGTCCATAAACTTCTCCATTCGTGCTGTGTGGGCGAGAAGCATTATTTCCTATATGGCTATTGTAAGGGCTTCTTAAATTAAAGAAAGAAGCTTTCGTTTCTGCAGTAGGAAGTAACTCTTCTTTGATTGTGACCTGTGAGACACTTTCAGCAGATGAAGGCTCCCTCCAAATGTCTTTGTCTTGTGTTTCTCGACTGGTAACAGAATTGCCTCCTTTCTGGAGCATATAATATAGTATTGGGTTGGTTTTGGTCAGTCTTGGAGAATCTTTTTCATACTCATTCTTCTCCACATCAGTGATAACCCACTTAATGGGTCCTTTCTCACTGGGCATGGAACACCCATTCAAAAGCCCAGATTCTGGTCTAGACCCTGCACAGCCCAAGTGCTCAGGGAAAGTAGGACTCACAGGAGTTCTTACTACTCCTGGGTATGAAAATGTCCTGCTATCCATGCAACTGTTGGGCTGACTGGAACTGTACATCAGTCCATTTAACGAAGAAATGCTAAATTCAGGTTTGCTGTTGGTCACATTATTTTTGTGTCCTTTCTTTTTACTGTCGGTGACAGAGTTACTTCTGTGCGGGGACAGATCTCGCACACAGTTTTCCGAGAGAAGCAGCTGTTTCAGAACATTGAAGCTTTTGCTCTCTCTGGCCCAACTCCTTTGTTCACTTTCGCTGGCTGAGCTGTGACCAGCAGGATATTTAAATTCAAGATCATTTCTGCTCAATTTCAGCTCTTCCTGGTACCCATACAGTACTTCCGGGGCACTGTGATTGTTTGCAGCATCAACAATGTTgttcttcatctttttaaatgGATTTTCTAATGGCTCAGTATAAAGCTTCCTTTTCTTAGGGACCATGCAAAGATTCTTTGATTCTAGAAGTGACATTTCATTATTTCTGTGACTCTTGTCTGAATCATCTGCCAGGTAACTATCTTGATTCTGTCTTAGCAATCGACTTAACAGACCattctttgagaaagaaaaatcctgAGGTGAAACAGGCTCCGATTTAAAGTCCTCGGACACTGGTAAGGCAGGTGTGCTTCTTTGCAAAGCAGGAGCCATACCCAAGAATGGCACACTCTTAGTATCATGGCTCAAGTGCACATTTGTATGAGGAATTTGTAAGTCATCACAAGGCTCAGACTTTATTTTCACCATCAATATTTGTTCACTTAAAGCTCTCTCTGAGTGTTCCTGAGTACTTTCATCTCTTAAgggagttttctctttcttttcactcttaCCTTTGTTGGGGTTTCCCAGGAGCAACTGGAGGACAGTACGTCTTTCAAGcagattttctatttcagaaCCAGAAAGTCCTGGTTCTGTAACTGTTGGTTGACTACTAaatcctttattttcttcaaccACATTTGTTTTACTTGAGAGCAAAGGGCTATTTAATCTATCAATCATACCTATCGGTTTATCTGTGTTTACAGTTAACAGCTGTTTGCTAGATCTCTGCTCTTCCACTGACACAGAAGACTGCATTCCACATTGTGCTAAATTCTGTAACAGCTTACTGGCACTAAAAGTTGCAGAGTTTTGTGCACCTTCACTGTGGGCTGGTTTCTCTCCTGGCGGTTCTTTGCTTTTTGTAAGGTCCATTGAGTGGTTAGATGTAGTATTTGTTAGCTTTTCAGATGGAGTATTGCAGGCATATGGTGGGGAATTCCATTTAATAACCAGAGAGTGTTGAGAGAGATTGATGGGAGACTCCGCTTTGGTTGATGTAAGTAATGGTGGAGTGCTCACTGGAGTAGTCCGATTTGTACTGGGGCTTTCTATCACAGAAGTCCTTGAATAATTCTGTGTATTGAACTTGGTTACCTCATTGTGTACTCCCTGAGGGCTGGcgtttttttctacattttcttcattcttatgGCCAAGTAGCAATTGAAGAAGTGTTACTTTCTGGTGTGAGTTTAGCTTAGAATTCTTTGAGGTATCTTGATCTTCTTTAATATCTACATCTGGGACTTTTGGATCCCAAGTGTTCAGCAAGGATTGAGTAAAGTTATCCAAAGAAACAGGTTGGTCAGATTCTGATTTTTCAACTCGGTGTTTGCAAGACAAGTCTATGGGAACGCAGTTGGAGTAAGAACTTTCATCACCACTGCTGTCATCTGTAAAACTAGGATTGTTATCTGAATATTCATCAATAGTTGTAGGAGTACTACTTTCCTCAAAAATGCTTCCTCTCTCACTGTGACTATGTCCATTCACTGGCTTAGGTATAGTCTGGCTTTTAAGAAGATGTAAAAGCAAACTATTGTTAGGAGCTTGTTTTACATTGTTTCTTTCTAGTGAGTTCTTATAACCTGCATTTTTAGGGGAAGAAGGAATGATACCCATTGGATTTTGAAATGTTGCAGCATTACTTTTGCTAGCCATCAGTTTGCTTGATGATGTTCTTGCCTGACCATTAAGATGGCTTGACATTCCTTTTGAGAGCTGGAAATTGCCAACATCCTTCTGGCCATTTTCTTGCAATCTGGCCATAGCAGCAAGTCTTTCACTTGCAGCTTGAtttgcattttgtgtttttaaagcatGTTCTCGAGAATACTGCTGCAAATGGGCTTCACTTGAAAGAAGTAATGCCAGTTGGCTACAAGCAACACTAGGTTTAGGTGAGGTGGCAGGACTAGCCCTTTTTTCCACCATGCTTGCAACAGCCTGTAATCTTGCAGCACATGACAATGGTTCACTCATGACCTTTGTTCCACTTTGTCCAACATGATGAGGAGACTCGGCAAACCTATCTCTGATTAGGTTTTTAGTCACGTCAGGAAGATTCGTGTCAGTCTTTTGATCTTTAACTTTACTTTTCTTCAACAAAGTTTTTAAGTGACTTGATGCAACACCATAGCACCTTAAATCCTTCTCCACTTTTAAAGAATCATGACTGAGGGCATATCCTTGCTCCTTGAGGCTCTGCCTAATTTGTTGTGACAGAGCAACAGTCTGCAGCCTAGAGCTGAATGACTGAAGCAAAGAGGCCAGTAATGTGCTATCCTGTTTGCCTTTAGGCACATTGTCAACCATGCCAGCCAGCAAAGCTTCCTTCTTTACGTTTAAATTTACGATAGAATCAGACAGCCTCTTCCGCTTTGCTGCATTCCAGTCCTCGGAAGACTGCAACAGTCTGGCTTTTTTGAGATGCAGCATGCCAGATCcctgatatgtgtgtgtattgagAACTGGACAATTACTTTGACAGGTGGGAAATGCACTGCCAGAAATGTTAAAGTTCTGATCCTCTTCATTATGCCCAGCAGACTTTTTGTCAATGGCAGTACCTGATCCCCCTGCTGCCTGATGCATTAGTAATCCTTCTAGGTAAGTTAAAACAATAGAATCCTGGTGCACATCAGAGCCAAGCTCTTCTCCATGAGTCATGTTCAATAGAAGTGTTCACAAGGGCTTGGTTTCTATTCACTTTGAAGAATGGTTTTCTGCGGTGAGATGTAACTTTAATAACTGAGTATCAGTTTATCACCTTCCATAGCACTGAGAGAGAGACATACTCTTACATTCTGATGAGGATTTCTTTTGGCAATGACAAGATAAATGCAGTCTGACCACAGAGCTGATGaacttctaagcaaaaaggagGATAATTCCTTAAAACATAGGTCTGTAGCAGTAAGCAGATATAATCCTTAGtgaatatattctttttccttcttcatcttttATTCCCCATTAAATGCAAATATCAgtgttctaaaaaaaataaaaataagaatagttaAGGAGGTGCAGAACTAGAATCATGTCATGATACCTACAAGCAAAATAATATGGCATTTGtaagtttatatatacatatcattaGTCACCTTAGTAATTTGTTTTATTGCCATTCTATTCAAATGAAAATCTCTACTAGAAATCCTGTGGGTTAATCTATACTGTTAAAATGATCAAATCATTTAGAGAAGAGAGCATTCTTTAATGTTATATAAACGTCTTCCAAAGCCTGCCAAGTCTCTGAATTTTCATAAGCACCTTTCTGCAAATTAATGTGAATGTTAAGTCTCCTTTACAGGTTTATAGCTCTATAGGGGAGCTAAAAGTTGCTTCCTACATTACTGGTCACTTAGGAAGAAACAAAAGTAGatgtgcagaaaaagaaaaagagatgcagACTCCGATGAGTCTGATGTGGGGTTGAGGCCAACAGAACAGATTCACTTCAGACATCATCCCCCAAACACCAGATATCCCATAAGTGatttttagaatttctgtttttcaaaaaaaatcaaagtactaACAAGTTGAAGATTATTTTGTGAGCCTGTTCAAAGTGTGACAATCTTAATGATATTCCTAAACATTAAAATACAGTCATAAACTTACCTACCCATAGTTTTTACCATGACTTATTAAAGATGGAGTAGAATAATTCTTTAGATGCCCTTTAGATGCTTGTTCAGGGCTATCAAGGATTTCATATAGTTTGTTATTTAATCCTTACTCATGTGTTCTATGGAAAAGTCTTAATGTCACGTCCATTCCTTACAGATACAGAAGACAGGGAGGGCATAAAATGGAAAATGCCAAAGACATTTTAGtcacagtttgaaaaatattccAATGATATTATCTAAGAAGATACTGAACAATCCCCTATCACTAACACATATACAACAGAAGAAGCAAGAACTCATTACATTTCTGAAAACTTGATAGAGAAGTGTCAAAATTGACCTAAGGAAGGGGGCCATTACACCTTTGGAAGAAAAGCTGGAATAAATTCCATGAAGATTGTTTTTCAAGAAGCCAGAACATTTTGTTCTGGTTATTAGATCTCTTCAGTTCTACCAACAAATACCTTGGTCCCTATGGAATTGAAAAGATAAATTCTAATTTAGAGACTACCCTGTAGCTTTTTGGGTAAAATGCTAACCTCTAAGTCAAACTTTAGGAAAGAATTATCTGATTGCATCAAATTGTTAAATTGattgaaatgataaaaacaataccCAAAGAAAAAGCTATAGAAAGGAGGCAGCaacaattaaataaatttcaattGTATAAAGAGGTGAGAAAAGAGTTTCTTAAGATCCCAATGccactattttaaaaagatttgccATAATGTACTTAAAATGGACATTTTAAGAGGCTTATAATGATATGGAAATTAAATGATGATAACTCTCACCCAATATCCATTCTCCCATTTTCCTTTACTAATAAAACCCTGATATGTTTTTCAGAAAGTAGGGAGGTATCTCAGCTAAACACTACTTATTTTTCCCCCATAGGTATATATCTTACAATTGATGGCATGTTGCTTAATCAGAGGCTTATTTTTCTTAGTAGTATAAAACATGAGTACATTTTACAACTGATAACATCTTGGAGTTGAGGAAACAGTTTTCTAATTCTCTTAAAAAACTGCTAAtatggccaggcagggtggctcacacctgtaatcccagcactttgggaggccgaggatggtgaatcacctgaggtcaggaattaaagaccagcctgaccaatatggtgaaaccccatctctactaaaaatacaaaaattagccaggcatggtgg from Callithrix jacchus isolate 240 chromosome 21, calJac240_pri, whole genome shotgun sequence encodes:
- the NRIP1 gene encoding nuclear receptor-interacting protein 1; amino-acid sequence: MTHGEELGSDVHQDSIVLTYLEGLLMHQAAGGSGTAIDKKSAGHNEEDQNFNISGSAFPTCQSNCPVLNTHTYQGSGMLHLKKARLLQSSEDWNAAKRKRLSDSIVNLNVKKEALLAGMVDNVPKGKQDSTLLASLLQSFSSRLQTVALSQQIRQSLKEQGYALSHDSLKVEKDLRCYGVASSHLKTLLKKSKVKDQKTDTNLPDVTKNLIRDRFAESPHHVGQSGTKVMSEPLSCAARLQAVASMVEKRASPATSPKPSVACSQLALLLSSEAHLQQYSREHALKTQNANQAASERLAAMARLQENGQKDVGNFQLSKGMSSHLNGQARTSSSKLMASKSNAATFQNPMGIIPSSPKNAGYKNSLERNNVKQAPNNSLLLHLLKSQTIPKPVNGHSHSERGSIFEESSTPTTIDEYSDNNPSFTDDSSGDESSYSNCVPIDLSCKHRVEKSESDQPVSLDNFTQSLLNTWDPKVPDVDIKEDQDTSKNSKLNSHQKVTLLQLLLGHKNEENVEKNASPQGVHNEVTKFNTQNYSRTSVIESPSTNRTTPVSTPPLLTSTKAESPINLSQHSLVIKWNSPPYACNTPSEKLTNTTSNHSMDLTKSKEPPGEKPAHSEGAQNSATFSASKLLQNLAQCGMQSSVSVEEQRSSKQLLTVNTDKPIGMIDRLNSPLLSSKTNVVEENKGFSSQPTVTEPGLSGSEIENLLERRTVLQLLLGNPNKGKSEKKEKTPLRDESTQEHSERALSEQILMVKIKSEPCDDLQIPHTNVHLSHDTKSVPFLGMAPALQRSTPALPVSEDFKSEPVSPQDFSFSKNGLLSRLLRQNQDSYLADDSDKSHRNNEMSLLESKNLCMVPKKRKLYTEPLENPFKKMKNNIVDAANNHSAPEVLYGYQEELKLSRNDLEFKYPAGHSSASESEQRSWARESKSFNVLKQLLLSENCVRDLSPHRSNSVTDSKKKGHKNNVTNSKPEFSISSLNGLMYSSSQPNSCMDSRTFSYPGVVRTPVSPTFPEHLGCAGSRPESGLLNGCSMPSEKGPIKWVITDVEKNEYEKDSPRLTKTNPILYYMLQKGGNSVTSRETQDKDIWREPSSAESVSQVTIKEELLPTAETKASFFNLRSPYNSHIGNNASRPHSTNGEVYGLLGNMLTIKKESE